In Marinibacterium anthonyi, the DNA window GATGCTCCTGGCTCTCCAGGCCGTGGCCGTCAGTCTTCTGCTTCCTGTCCGAGACACGGCAATAGATCAGCGCAACCTGCGCCTTGTCCGGTTTGAGTTGAGCTTGTGGTTTCATGTAACCCGCCTTTCTTCTTGTGCCGGGGCGCTAGTCGCGCTCCGGGCTATCGTTGAATTCACTCGCGAGACCAGTGTCGTCGGAGGGTAGCACATTCGAATCGTGCGAAGATGCGAGATCAAGGTTTTTCTCGACTTGTCCACAGGCCTGCTGGACAGGATGCACCCCGAAGCCAAGCTCGACAAAGGCCATCATGATGCTCCAGAGCGCGTTCATGATTTCTGCCCGCTGCGCATCGCTCAGCGAGGGGTCATCCAAATAGGCCTGATACTTTTCGACATCGATACCAAGGCTGTGTTCGTTAGCCTTGCGCATCGCGTGATCGAGCGCCTGACTGTGATCTGGCAGCACCGATTTTTCGAACTGGCCAGAAAGCCTATCTGCGGCTTTGTTCGGGGTCTCATCTTTCATACAACCATCCTCGCATCGTTGTGTTGTTTCTAGATCTGGTTGCCCCTATACTTTAGTATACTACCCATAGTAGAATTTTGCAAAATTGAGGGGCGTGTTGGGTGTCCTCACCTCATGCGAAGGCTTGTGCGATATGCCCTCGCGGCACCGAGAGGATTAGGCGGAAAAAAGCGCTCATCGCTTCCTCCACATGATCAGGGGACAGTAGCCCGAGGCCTCGAACCCTTCCGAGACCACGGGCAGGCCGAGATAGCGGCAATAGCTATGCGAGCGCGTGTACTCCCAAAGCAGGTGCGGCGTACCGAAGGTGCTGACGACAAATGCCAGCGCGCCGATGACGATCAGCGGCGTTGCAGGAACCGTCCCGGCAAGCGCAGTCAGAACCGGGCGAAGGACCGGTCGGCGCGACCGTGTGATGGCCCGTTTACCTGCGCGCGCAGAGACAGCGCGTCCGCGCCGGATGCGCATCTTGATCTTGCCCAGATAGCGGGTGCCACCATGAAGCGGGTTATTCGCCACTTGCATGCGCCAGGGCATGACCTCGTGATACCCGGCCTTCATGACGCGTGCGGCCCGCAGGTTCTTGATAAACAGGATTTGCTCATCATCGCTCAAGCGGCGGATTTGATCCGGGGTCAGCAACGGCTTTCTGGATTTGCCAATCGACAGGCTAGGCGTCTCTCCGGGTGTTGCGCCCAAGCCGAAGCTTTCGGAAGAAACCTCTTCCTCGCCCAGCATCTGACTCACAAGCCGGGCGGTCTCCAGGGAAGACACGCCAAAGAACTGCTTTACATCGGTTTGGCTCAGGATCGTGGCCATCGCCTCGCGGCCATAGACACGGGCAATCTCTTCGAGCTCCTGCACCACCATCCAGCACCGCACCCCATAGCCGCCAAGCGCCGTCAGGGCGTTCGGCAGGCCTGGGAGCCGGTAGTTGGTGAACTCATCGAGCAGGAACTGCACCGGCACCGCGTTGTCGCTGCGCACCAGCTCCTTCAGCGCGGCCCAGATCAGCAGGCCGAGCCAGGGCGCGAATACATCCATCCGGGAATAATCACAGACCAGAAACAGCGTGGTCTTTTCGCGCTTCAGATCGGCGAAGCGGAAGTCGCAGTGTGTCATCGACGGGGCAAGCCGCCCGCTGGGACCGAACGCGACCAGGGCTTGCACCGCCCCTTCGCGGAACGATTCAAAGTGTTTGATATTGGCCCGCGCCGTCGCGGCGATGTTCCGGGCGAGCGTGGCCAGTTCTCCGCCAAGGGCAGCACTGTCCCGCGCCTCCTTTAGCAATTCAACGAAGGCACCGTTATCCCCGAGCACGGTGAATGCACCCGGCAGATTGGCCTCGGTCTCCTCCCGCAGCACGCACAGCGCCACAACCACAAACACAATCAGTTTGCGCGTGCCATTCGGCCAGAACGGATCGCGCTCGCCGCCCGGCGGCGGCGGCACCAATTGGAAGGCAAGCGACCAGGCATCCGCAATGACATCCTCTGACGCGCAGGCGAGATCATCCAAGAGGATCTGAAGCGGGTTGTAGCCCGCATTGCCTAGCCCGAACTTATGCCCCGGGTTGACGATGATGACAGGCTGGCCGTGCCGCTCCTCGATCAGCTGCGCCGTCTGCGCGGCCAATTCGCCTTTCATATCCGCCACGATTCTGCTGGTGCCGATGTCGTGGCAGAGCGCCGCCATTACAAAGCCTGTGGTCTTGCCCTTGCGGGCGGGAGAGCACAGCAGACCGTGAACGCACGTGTCAATGAAAAGCGGCTGGCCATCCAAAATGCCCAAGAACAGCCCCTTGGCCTGCCCAAGCCCCGCTTTGCGCGCCTGTTTCACTGTCAACCAGCTGGCCGAGGCCTCGCTACGTTTGGGCCGAAGCGCCCGAAAGATGCGCCCCAGCTTGAGTGTGGCAGCCATCAACTCAGCAACAACGCCGCTCACGCCAATCCCAAAGACGAGCGCCCCGGCGGCCCAGGCATAAAGCCACCATTCGGGGCCAAAACTGCCCGGCTGAACATACGGCCAGCTGTGATAGAGCCCGTATCCGAGCGCAGTCGTGACCAGCAGCTTCTGGATCAGGCCCGCGCCGGGCTTATGAGGAGCGCCGTGCATCACAGCGCTTCCGGGAAATGGCAGGCAGCTTTGGCCTGATCCAGCTGTGCCCGCGTCAAATCAGCGTCGCTCAATTGCGCGGGGCTGACTCGGGTCCAACGCACGGCTTCGCCAGACGTTTGATTGCCGAGCGTGATCTGGCGGCGCAGCCCCCGCACATCGCGGTCCAGATAACACCATGCTTCCGACCAGACTTCGGGCTTCAGGACCGAGGCGAACCGAATGCCGGTCGACACTTTGCCGAAGCGCAGGGTCTCGGTTTGAAACTGGCTGTAGTTCTCGACCAGGCCGTTAAGTGCCTCCAGCTCTTTCCGACGGGCCTCATACTCCGTAGCCTGGCGAACAAGATCGTCGCGTTCGGCTTCCACGGCGCGGTGCGCTGCCTCCAGCGCGGCGAACTTTTCCGCCACGCAGGCGCTGCCCTCCGCCGGGATGCCAGCTATGCAGCGCAGCTGCGTGCCGAGCGCCTTGAGGCCCGGCAGTTGCTCTGCGGCCAGGGACAGTACCAAGGCGATGATCCCTGCGGAGAAGGCGGCCGCCATGGCAAAGCCAATGGCTGTTCCGAACATGCCCTTGAGCGCTTTCATTGGAATTCTCCTGTGTGAATTGAAAATTTGCGCGCCCGGGATTTGATCGCCGCGCCCGCAAAGAGCAGCGTGGAGAGAGGCGCGAACAGATCGATGGCAAGCGCCAGAGCGAGCTGGGGCAGATGCAGCGTCCAGTGCTTCAGCACCACGACCTGCGCGGGGCTAAGATTGGCGCGGTCCGCATGTGGCAGCGGCAGAGATTGGATGTCATCGACAAGGGCGGAGATCGCCGCACCAGACGCCCGCTCTTCCTGCACGATAGCGGCCACGGCTTGCGCTTGAGCCTGGGCGAGCGTGCCGGTGACGCTCTCTAGCTCGGCCACCGAACCGGCCATGGCGTTTGAGGCGGCGCGCAAGCCGCGCGTCCGGTCGGCATTCTCAAGGTCCTGCAAAAGCCGGTCCAGTTGCCGAGCGAGCCCCAGGAATGCCAGCTCACGCGCGCCGATAGGCACGTCCCGCTGAAAGATGATCTGATCGAGCTCAGCCGAAAGAGCCGAGATATCGCGGCTGCGGGACTCATTGGCGGCAATCGTCTCTTCCAGCGCATCAGCGATTGCACGCTTGCCGGTGCAGAATCCCAGCAGATAGCCCGTAACGATGCCCTTGCCGCGCGCACCAGTTATCGCACCCGTTTGAAGCTCTTGTTCATAGCGGGCGCAGGCGCTTTCCGCCTGCGGGCCAATCACCAGCAGCGCATCATTCATCGCGGCCGCCCGGCGGGACAAGAGCTCCGCCTTGGCCGCGTAGGCATCGGCCTGCCGCTGAAGCTCCAGACCGCGCGCCGAATCCTGCGCCAGACCGATGAAGCTGGTATAGGTGCTAGACAATCCCAGGATCACGATCAGCACCACAACGACGACAACGCCGATGCTGCGCGCCTGAAAGCTCTCATAGCGCGGGATCAGGCGCATCGCGTAGTGCCAGAGCGCATACTGCGCCCCCATGGCCGAGGCCGTCACCAGCAGCGCAATCTGCTGCGTAGTATCACTGGCGCCGCTGATCCAGTCTGCCATGGCCAGCACGCCCGCATTGCTGGTCCACCAGGAACAGGTCACCATCGTGAGCATGAGCAGGGGTTGGTAGAAGAACTGATAGATGGCGCTGAAACGCTCCGCCTCTCCGGGCGGCTTAGGGATTGGTTGATGTTGCATGGCGTTACACAAGCCTTTACTAGGCGCCGGAAACAGAGTTTCCGGCGGCGGTTGGATATCGATCAGGTTATTTCGGGTGCGCTTTTGGGCGCGTATTGGTTAGATCCTTCAGGAGTGCAGTTCTGAACTTCAAAAGTCGCCCGGATAAAGGTTTTCGAGTCGACTTTCATTTCCACCCGGAGAAACGATGTTTCCCGGGTCCGAACTCACTGGTCCTTTTGGTTAAAATTAAAGTCGAACTTCGACCGGCTTAGCGCCTTGCTGATCGAGGCGTTTTTGCCCCGGTGTTCGGGACGTTAGTCACGGGCCAAGGTGGCTCCACGCCAACGACGGAAAAGCGCCAAACAAGCTTCCAAGCCATTGTCATTCATGCAAACTTTATAACGCGGAAATCGGAATTCTTTTTACTTCAGTTTGAAGGAGATTAAGCGCTTCTATGCAAACCAGCACAAATTCTCGCAAGTCGAAGGACAGTTGAAGCTTGGGCCTAAAAGCTAACAGAGCAAGAGATTTCGACGCGCGCTTCTCCCAAATTTGCTCACAGCAAGAAAACATTCCACACCCTCCAACTATGCCCGAAGTCTCCCGGCTTGCCCAACATCCAGGGACTGGAAGCGGACAAGAAAAGGATTCACCCTTTTCTCTAAGGCTAAAAGCCCATCCCGCAAACATTCAAGTGAGGTAGCGTGATCGCGTCTAGAAAGCGCAGATCACATTGCGCTGGAACTAAGACGAGGTTCCTTCCAGAAACAAGTAAATGCCCCGGTTTGTCGCTCAACACTGTTTACGCTCAATATGCCCGCATACGCCGACGACTGATCGAAGTCGGTTACCACTGCGATACGGTGCTTTTAAAGGATAAGGACGCGCTGTCTGAAGAAGCCAAAGTTTGCTGCGCGCTCAGCGCGGACTGGAAGATGAGGACATATACGCCCATGCTGCTGAAATCATAGAATGGCTGGAAGATTGGCCCTCCGGTGCGGTTCTACGCCAAGTTCGCAAGAACTTCGAACACACCGGTCGATAGACAAGCCGCTCGACCTTTCCGAGCAGCAGGCCGCTGTGGTCAGCGCCTACGCCCGCCACGCCCAAGCAATACTAAAATTCGACCGTGTAACCAATGGCACTGGCAAAACTCAAATTCACAGTCGAACGAACTGGCGAGGCACTGAAATTGGAATGGAAGAAATACCATCCCAAGGCAAAACATCCTATCTCTTAGTCCGCATGAAATTATAAAACACTTGCCATATCCATAGACATTCTATAAAAGTGAAAATCTTTCTTAATAAATTGATTCTTGAAGAGGTACTATGAATGGTTCACGATTTCTACCGAGTGCATTAGCCACGTTATTTTTGAGCTCCACATGTTTGGCTGACGATATTCCACATAGAGTGATGTTAGACGAGTACACCAAATTCACCCAAGCTGACAGGAGAGATAGAACAAACCATGTGGCAGATATTTGGGTAGCAATACAAAGTCTAGACATTGCATCTCTCACGAAACTCATCGATCAAGGGTTGACTAGTGAGGAACTCACACACGGCCTCATTGCGGCCTCCAACTCAAAGAGCGTCGAAACGTTAAGCATGCTGATTTCTGCTGGTGCCGATGTTAGTTCCGAAGAAGGAATTGCGCTAACAACAGCATCCGCAAGTGATTGCTATGGATGTGTCCGCGTTCTCTTAGAGGCGGGTGCAGACGTTCGTGCCTCGAACGATGAGGCA includes these proteins:
- a CDS encoding Proline racemase, whose translation is MNGSRFLPSALATLFLSSTCLADDIPHRVMLDEYTKFTQADRRDRTNHVADIWVAIQSLDIASLTKLIDQGLTSEELTHGLIAASNSKSVETLSMLISAGADVSSEEGIALTTASASDCYGCVRVLLEAGADVRASNDEALFTAAHFGRYHVAELLLKAGANPSARGEGVIASEAHSRGFHSVADLIATHGRPANMLSVDR
- the traG_3 gene encoding Conjugal transfer protein TraG yields the protein MHGAPHKPGAGLIQKLLVTTALGYGLYHSWPYVQPGSFGPEWWLYAWAAGALVFGIGVSGVVAELMAATLKLGRIFRALRPKRSEASASWLTVKQARKAGLGQAKGLFLGILDGQPLFIDTCVHGLLCSPARKGKTTGFVMAALCHDIGTSRIVADMKGELAAQTAQLIEERHGQPVIIVNPGHKFGLGNAGYNPLQILLDDLACASEDVIADAWSLAFQLVPPPPGGERDPFWPNGTRKLIVFVVVALCVLREETEANLPGAFTVLGDNGAFVELLKEARDSAALGGELATLARNIAATARANIKHFESFREGAVQALVAFGPSGRLAPSMTHCDFRFADLKREKTTLFLVCDYSRMDVFAPWLGLLIWAALKELVRSDNAVPVQFLLDEFTNYRLPGLPNALTALGGYGVRCWMVVQELEEIARVYGREAMATILSQTDVKQFFGVSSLETARLVSQMLGEEEVSSESFGLGATPGETPSLSIGKSRKPLLTPDQIRRLSDDEQILFIKNLRAARVMKAGYHEVMPWRMQVANNPLHGGTRYLGKIKMRIRRGRAVSARAGKRAITRSRRPVLRPVLTALAGTVPATPLIVIGALAFVVSTFGTPHLLWEYTRSHSYCRYLGLPVVSEGFEASGYCPLIMWRKR